The Mangifera indica cultivar Alphonso chromosome 8, CATAS_Mindica_2.1, whole genome shotgun sequence genome has a window encoding:
- the LOC123223363 gene encoding histone H2A.Z-specific chaperone CHZ1-like, giving the protein MVETKDSEKPTLPSKRKPDLSCEENESHHSKTQKLQTLNNNSEISEGKILERDKECLNLDAQANGNDDEDEEEEDDDDDDVEGNGEAVVDRKGKGILIEEEDDESDDEDGDSSDGGSDGDSELSDDPLAEVDLENILPSRTRRKVIQPGEYIANDLGDEDDDSDSEDEDA; this is encoded by the coding sequence ATGGTAGAAACCAAAGATTCGGAAAAACCCACATTGCCTTCGAAGCGTAAACCCGATTTAAGTTGCGAAGAGAACGAAAGCCACCATAGTAAAACGCAAAAGCTCCAAACACTGAACAATAATTCAGAAATTTCCGAAGGAAAAATCCTAGAACGAGATAAGGAATGCCTTAATCTAGATGCCCAAGCGAACGGCAACGATGACGAGGATGAAGAAGAGGAGGATGACGACGACGATGACGTGGAGGGTAATGGAGAGGCTGTTGTTGATAGAAAGGGAAAGGGGATTTTAATagaagaggaagatgatgaaAGCGACGATGAGGATGGTGATTCCAGTGATGGCGGATCGGACGGTGACAGTGAATTGTCTGACGATCCGTTGGCGGAGGTTGACTTGGAGAATATACTTCCGTCCAGAACCAGGCGGAAAGTAATTCAACCAGGGGAATATATTGCTAACGATCTTGGTGATGAGGACGATGACAGTGATAGTGAGGATGAGGACGCGTGA